Proteins co-encoded in one Cucurbita pepo subsp. pepo cultivar mu-cu-16 chromosome LG15, ASM280686v2, whole genome shotgun sequence genomic window:
- the LOC111776478 gene encoding GATA transcription factor 24-like, which translates to MPDSNFQDAMYGSAVVNNGGRVLDSIQNRVGDEGDDITVGEESMDNPQMRFEDSGGMNRVQDIVPSSYVSGSDYNPLTGNGGADQLTLSFRGEVYAFDSVSPDKVQAVLLLLGGYEIPSGIPAVGSVPVNQQGTNGFPVRSVQPQRAASLNRFREKRKERCFEKKIRYTVRKEVALRMQRKKGQFISSKANADEVGSSSLLSQTLDPGHDDGLLETSCTHCGTSSKSTPMMRRGPAGPRTLCNACGLKWANKGILRDLSKVSNTGVQELSVKDTEQSDGEANESDAAVS; encoded by the exons ATGCCGGACTCCAATTTCCAAGACGCGATGTACGGTTCCGCCGTCGTGAACAACGGTGGCCGGGTTTTGGATAGCATCCAGAACCGAGTTGGCGATGAAGGTGACGACATTACTGTCGGGGAAGAGTCCATGGACAATCCTCAGATGCGCTTCGAAGATTCTGGGGGGATGAACCGAGTCCAGGACATTGTTCCTTCGTCGTATGTTTCCGGCTCCGATTACAACCCTTTGACTGGAAACGGTGGTGCTGACCAACTTACACTGTCGTTCCGCGGGGAGGTTTACGCTTTTGACTCTGTATCGCCGGACAAG GTTCAAGCCGTGCTTTTGCTTTTAGGTGGATATGAAATTCCTTCTGGGATTCCTGCTGTTGGAAGCGTTCCCGTCAACCAACAG GGTACCAATGGCTTTCCTGTCAGGTCGGTTCAACCACAAAGAGCTGCTTCATTGAATAGGTTTAgggagaagagaaaagaaaggtgttttgagaagaaaattcGTTACACCGTGCGAAAAGAAGTTGCACTCAG AATGCAGCGGAAGAAGGGCCAGTTTATATCCTCTAAAGCTAATGCAGATGAAGTGGGCTCATCTTCACTTTTGTCTCAAACGTTGGATCCTGGACACGATGATGGCTTGTTGGAAACCTC ATGTACACATTGTGGAACCAGTTCAAAATCTACTCCGATGATGCGTCGTGGGCCTGCTGGCCCTAGGACTCTGTGCAATGCATGTGGGCTCAAGTGGGCGAATAAG GGAATTTTGAGGGATCTTTCCAAGGTTTCGAACACTGGCGTCCAGGAACTCTCCGTGAAGGATACCGAACAG AGCGATGGCGAAGCTAATGAATCCGACGCTGCAGTTAGCTAA
- the LOC111811608 gene encoding KH domain-containing protein HEN4-like, which produces MGSNFPSLPLKRSVSHMPATGIADTHVGMANGSSKSKRSKQPPPLIIPPGHIAFRMLCHASRIGGVIGKSGFVIKQLQQSTGAKIRVEEAPSESPDRVVTVIGPPALTSRVFLDQNPSGPGANGEEFEASKVQEGLLKVFERILEVAAESEGVGVGVEVGVVSCRLLADVAQVGSVIGKGGKVVEKIRKESGCKIRILPDNLPACAGPSDEMIEIEGDVLAIKKALLAVSRCLQDCPPSDQMRTFASRPSEAVIHETLSDLQMDHILQRNSIPPIFPSSSSIFASGIHSFSLDADVLSPGDTNISQQEVVFKILCASDRIGGVIGKGGTIIRAIQNESGATVSVGPSVVGCDERLISITASENIESRYSPAQKAVVLVFSRSVDVAIEKGQDMSSGKGSPVVARLVVPSNQVGCVLGKGGVIISEIRKVTGTNIRIISSEQVPKCAAENDEIVQISGEFSNVQDALYNVTGRLRDNLFSSALSNSGTRNGAGTSIYHETSPYGRVRDPAPLVRTTPVATSHGSFIQHTTAQNTDDLGLSHSLDSPSSPGFWASQSLSGVSSRDMSDAGRGLPSHRGGVQHGSGSKTAVVTNTMVEIVVPGDVISLVYGENGTNLARLRQISGAKVTVHEPDPITSDRLIVISGAPDETQAAQSLLHAFILTGSS; this is translated from the exons ATGGGAAGTAACTTTCCCTCTCTTCCATTGAAGCGATCAGTATCACACATGCCGGCGACTGGAATTGCTGATACACACGTCGGCATGGCCAATGGTTCATCTAAGTCGAAGAGGTCCAAGCAACCTCCGCCGCTCATCATTCCTCCGGGCCATATCGCGTTTCGAATGCTCTGCCACGCTTCAAGAATCGGTGGGGTTATTGGGAAGTCGGGCTTTGTGATAAAGCAACTTCAGCAGTCCACCGGAGCGAAGATTCGCGTTGAGGAAGCTCCCAGCGAATCGCCGGACCGGGTTGTTACTGTGATTGGACCGCCGGCACTTACCTCCAGGGTGTTCCTGGATCAAAACCCTAGCGGCCCTGGGGCTAATGGGGAGGAATTCGAGGCGTCGAAGGTCCAAGAGGGGCTTCTGAAGGTGTTTGAGAGGATTTTGGAGGTAGCAGCTGAGAGTGAGGGGGTTGGAGTTGGTGTCGAAGTTGGAGTTGTTTCTTGTAGATTGTTGGCGGACGTAGCTCAGGTTGGGTCAGTTATTGGCAAGGGAGGGAAGGTCGTTGAGAAGATAAGGAAGGAGAGTGGGTGTAAAATCAGGATTTTACCAGATAATTTGCCGGCTTGTGCAGGACCTTCTGACGAGATGATTGag ATAGAAGGGGATGTTTTGGCGATTAAGAAAGCACTTCTTGCTGTATCTCGCTGTCTTCAAGACTGTCCTCCAAGTGATCAGATGAGAACATTTGCAAGTAGACCTTCTGAAGCAGTCATCCATGAGACTTTATCTGATCTGCAGATGGATCATATTTTGCAGCGGAATTCAATTCCACCCATCTTTCCAAGCAGTTCAAGCATTTTTGCTTCAGGAATCCATTCATTCTCTCTAGATGCTGATGTTCTGTCCCCAGGAGACACGAACATTTCGCAGCAGGAAGTTGTTTTTAAGATTCTTTGTGCCAGCGATAGGATTGGGGGTGTGATTGGCAAGGGTGGTACAATTATTAGAGCTATACAGAATGAATCCGGTGCTACTGTAAGTGTTGGACCATCAGTAGTTGGTTGTGATGAAAGACTGATTAGTATTACTGCTTCTGAG AACATTGAATCGCGATACTCGCCAGCACAAAAGgctgttgttcttgttttctctAGGTCTGTAGATGTGGCAATTGAGAAGGGGCAAGACATGAGCTCAGGGAAGGGATCGCCTGTTGTGGCACGGCTTGTTGTTCCATCGAATCAAGTTGGCTGTGTGTTGGGAAAAGGAGGTGTTATAATCTCTGAGATCAGGAAGGTTACAGGTACAAACATAAGAATAATATCGAGTGAGCAGGTCCCGAAGTGTGCTGCAGAGAATGATGAAATAGTGCAG ATTTCAGGAGAGTTTTCGAATGTTCAAGATGCTTTGTACAACGTAACTGGTCGACTGCGGGATAACCTTTTTTCTAGTGCGCTGAGTAATTCTGGAACAAGGAATGGCGCTGGTACCTCTATTTATCATGAGACCAGCCCATATGGAAGAGTAAGGGACCCCGCACCTCTAGTTCGGACAACTCCAGTTGCCACTTCTCATGGTAGTTTTATACAACATACTACAGCTCAAAATACAGATGACTTGGGTCTTTCTCATAGTTTAGACAGTCCATCATCACCTGGGTTTTGGGCATCGCAG TCTTTATCTGGAGTAAGTTCTAGGGACATGTCAGATGCTGGGAGAGGTTTGCCATCTCATAGGGGTGGAGTACAGCATGGCAG TGGGAGCAAAACTGCTGTAGTGACGAACACGATGGTCGAAATTGTAGTTCCTGGCGATGTTATCAGCTTAGTGTATGGAGAGAATGGCACAAATTTAGCTCGTCTAAGACAG ATATCCGGGGCGAAGGTGACGGTGCACGAACCCGATCCCATAACGAGTGATCGGCTTATCGTGATATCTGGAGCACCTGATGAAACCCAGGCAGCACAAAGCCTCCTCCACGCATTCATTCTCACTGGATCCTCATGA